In Caballeronia sp. Lep1P3, one DNA window encodes the following:
- the gudD gene encoding glucarate dehydratase produces the protein MSMTSTRVNATPTVTELRVIPVAGRDSMLMNLSGAHAPFFTRNIVILKDSAGNTGVGEVPGGEKIRKTIDDARALVVGQSIGNMQAVLNRVRTEFADRDAGGRGLQTFDLRTTIHAVTALEAALLDLLGQHLGVPVAALLGEGQQRDEVEMLGYLFYVGDRNKTDLPYASGENGKDDWERVRTEVALSPEAVVRLAEAAQARYGFNDFKLKGGVLAGDAEIEAVTALAERFPDARVTLDPNGAWSLAEAIRLCRDKHDVLAYAEDPCGAENGYSGREVMAEFRRATGLPTATNMIATDWRQMGHAIQLQSVDIPLADPHFWTMQGSVRVAQMCNDWGLTWGSHSNNHFDVSLAMFTHVAAAAPGKITAIDTHWIWQDGQRLTRDPLQIAGGKVKVPEVPGLGVELDMDEIEKAHALYQEHGLGARDDGIAMQYLIPNWKFDNKRPCLVR, from the coding sequence ATGTCCATGACTTCGACTCGCGTCAACGCGACGCCCACCGTTACCGAATTACGCGTGATTCCCGTTGCGGGGCGCGACAGCATGCTGATGAATCTCTCGGGTGCTCACGCGCCGTTCTTCACGCGCAACATCGTCATCCTGAAAGACAGCGCGGGCAACACGGGCGTCGGCGAAGTGCCGGGCGGCGAAAAGATCCGCAAGACGATCGACGATGCCCGCGCGCTGGTCGTGGGGCAATCCATCGGCAACATGCAGGCGGTGCTCAATCGCGTGCGCACCGAGTTCGCCGATCGCGATGCAGGCGGTCGCGGCCTGCAGACTTTCGACCTGCGCACGACGATCCATGCCGTGACCGCGCTCGAAGCTGCGCTGCTCGATCTGCTCGGGCAGCATCTCGGCGTGCCGGTTGCCGCGCTCCTGGGCGAAGGGCAGCAGCGCGACGAAGTGGAAATGCTGGGATACCTCTTCTACGTCGGCGATCGCAACAAGACCGATTTGCCCTACGCGTCGGGCGAAAACGGCAAGGACGACTGGGAGCGCGTGCGCACCGAAGTCGCGCTGTCGCCCGAGGCAGTCGTGCGCCTGGCGGAAGCCGCGCAAGCGCGCTACGGCTTCAACGACTTCAAGCTGAAGGGCGGCGTGCTGGCGGGCGATGCCGAGATCGAAGCGGTCACGGCGCTCGCGGAGCGTTTCCCGGACGCGCGCGTGACGCTCGATCCGAACGGCGCGTGGTCGCTCGCGGAAGCCATCCGGCTCTGCCGCGACAAGCACGACGTGCTCGCCTACGCGGAAGATCCGTGCGGCGCGGAGAACGGCTATTCCGGCCGCGAGGTGATGGCCGAATTCCGCCGCGCGACGGGCCTGCCCACGGCCACCAACATGATCGCAACCGACTGGCGTCAGATGGGCCACGCGATCCAGTTGCAATCGGTCGATATTCCGCTCGCCGACCCGCATTTCTGGACGATGCAAGGCTCCGTGCGCGTCGCGCAAATGTGCAACGACTGGGGCCTCACCTGGGGCTCGCATTCGAACAATCACTTCGACGTGTCGCTCGCGATGTTCACGCATGTCGCCGCCGCCGCGCCGGGCAAGATCACCGCGATCGACACGCACTGGATCTGGCAGGACGGCCAGCGCCTGACGCGCGATCCGCTGCAGATCGCCGGCGGCAAGGTGAAGGTGCCGGAAGTGCCGGGCCTCGGCGTCGAGCTGGACATGGACGAAATCGAGAAGGCGCACGCGCTCTATCAGGAGCACGGCCTCGGCGCCCGCGACGACGGCATCGCGATGCAATATCTCATCCCGAACTGGAAGTTCGACAACAAGCGGCCTTGCCTCGTGCGCTGA
- a CDS encoding SMP-30/gluconolactonase/LRE family protein, which yields MSTLDGLQKRRGFIKAAAAGGLATAAGLAGAQTLGGSRSANMVEFKPSTRYPDVSVEILDPGFAKYRLYSSSVEQLGSGMRWAEGPVYFPAARYLVVSDIPNNRMMRYDEVTGAWGVFREPSNQSNGNTRDLQGRLVTCEHLTRRVTRTEHNGKITVLADSYQGKRLNSPNDIVCKSDGSLWFTDPPFGIGGNWEGDKATSELPQAVYRISPDGRLQAIITDLAGPNGLAFSPDESKLYVIESRATPSRIMWSYDVGPDGVTLGNKTKVFDANGAGALDGFKIDKDGNFWCGWGSDGRAGVNSADLDGVKVFNAKGKPIGFIHLPERCPNLTFGGPKNNRLYMASSHSLYALYVEAEGAV from the coding sequence TTGAGCACACTCGACGGATTGCAGAAACGGCGCGGCTTCATCAAGGCGGCGGCAGCAGGCGGACTCGCGACCGCGGCCGGTCTGGCGGGCGCGCAGACGCTGGGCGGCTCGCGCAGTGCGAACATGGTGGAGTTCAAGCCGTCGACGCGTTATCCCGACGTATCGGTCGAAATCCTCGATCCGGGTTTCGCCAAATACCGTCTCTACAGCAGTTCCGTCGAACAGCTCGGTTCCGGCATGCGCTGGGCGGAAGGTCCGGTGTACTTTCCGGCGGCGCGTTACCTGGTGGTCAGTGACATTCCGAACAACCGCATGATGCGTTACGACGAAGTCACCGGTGCTTGGGGCGTTTTTCGAGAGCCGTCGAATCAATCGAACGGCAATACGCGCGACCTGCAAGGACGGCTCGTCACCTGCGAACACCTGACGCGACGCGTGACCCGCACCGAGCACAACGGCAAGATCACGGTTCTCGCGGACAGCTACCAGGGCAAGCGCCTGAATTCGCCGAACGACATCGTGTGCAAGTCGGACGGTTCGCTCTGGTTCACGGATCCGCCGTTCGGAATCGGGGGAAACTGGGAAGGCGACAAGGCGACGTCCGAGCTGCCGCAAGCGGTCTATCGCATTTCGCCGGATGGTCGCTTGCAGGCGATCATCACGGATCTCGCCGGACCGAACGGGCTCGCTTTCTCGCCCGACGAATCGAAACTCTACGTGATCGAGAGCCGCGCGACGCCGAGCCGCATCATGTGGAGTTACGACGTCGGCCCGGACGGCGTGACGCTCGGCAACAAGACGAAGGTCTTCGATGCCAACGGCGCGGGCGCGCTCGATGGCTTCAAGATCGACAAGGACGGCAACTTCTGGTGCGGCTGGGGCTCGGACGGACGGGCCGGCGTGAATTCCGCGGACCTCGACGGCGTGAAGGTGTTCAACGCCAAAGGCAAGCCGATCGGCTTCATCCATTTGCCCGAACGCTGCCCGAACCTGACCTTCGGCGGACCGAAGAACAACCGGCTGTACATGGCCAGTTCCCATTCGTTGTACGCCTTGTACGTGGAAGCAGAAGGCGCCGTCTGA
- a CDS encoding MFS transporter, protein MLFVVTTLNYADRATISITGSAIQKALHISPVEMGYIFSSFAWAYVIAQLPSGWLLDRFGSKRVYAFSIFFWSLLTAVQGFVAALPVGVAFATLFLMRFLVGAAEAPAFPGNARLTATWFPTAERGTASAIFNSAQYFATVLFSPIMGWITHTYGWPYVFYAMGALGLLIAGLWLRTIYAPRQHPLANEAEVRYIADNGAMVDLEDRQLAQERRAAQTHTANPRTHGRHALAQLLKSRMMLGVFIAQYCITTLTYFFLTWFPIYLVQERHMSILKAGFVASIPAIAGFLGGVLGGVVSDRLMKRGFSTSTARKVPIVVGLLLSTCMIACNYVDNQWLIIGIMAAAFFGKGIGALGWAVVSDTAPKQASGLCAALFNTFGNTAGITTPIVIGYLVQGTGSFAAALVFVSANAVIAIVCYLFVVGKIERFQLAE, encoded by the coding sequence ATGTTGTTCGTCGTCACGACGCTCAATTACGCGGACCGCGCGACCATATCGATTACCGGCTCGGCCATCCAGAAGGCGTTGCATATCTCACCGGTCGAGATGGGGTATATCTTTTCGTCTTTCGCGTGGGCGTATGTCATCGCTCAGCTTCCCAGCGGCTGGCTGCTCGATCGCTTCGGATCGAAGCGCGTCTACGCATTCAGCATCTTCTTCTGGTCGTTGCTCACCGCAGTCCAGGGATTCGTGGCGGCGTTGCCCGTCGGCGTGGCGTTCGCGACGCTCTTTCTGATGCGCTTTCTCGTCGGCGCAGCCGAGGCGCCCGCATTTCCCGGCAACGCGCGTCTGACCGCCACCTGGTTCCCGACTGCGGAGCGCGGCACCGCATCCGCGATCTTCAATTCGGCCCAGTACTTCGCGACGGTCCTGTTCTCGCCGATCATGGGCTGGATCACGCACACATATGGCTGGCCGTATGTCTTTTACGCGATGGGCGCGCTCGGGTTGCTGATCGCCGGGCTGTGGTTGAGGACCATCTATGCGCCGCGCCAGCATCCGCTCGCGAACGAAGCGGAGGTCCGCTACATCGCCGATAACGGAGCGATGGTCGATCTCGAAGACCGGCAACTCGCGCAAGAACGCCGTGCCGCGCAAACGCACACGGCTAATCCACGCACGCACGGTCGCCACGCACTCGCGCAATTGCTCAAAAGCCGCATGATGCTCGGCGTGTTCATCGCCCAGTACTGCATCACGACGCTCACCTATTTCTTCCTGACGTGGTTCCCCATTTATCTCGTGCAGGAACGGCACATGTCGATCCTGAAGGCGGGCTTCGTTGCTTCGATTCCGGCCATCGCGGGCTTTCTCGGCGGCGTGCTCGGCGGCGTGGTGTCGGACCGCCTGATGAAGCGCGGCTTCTCGACGAGCACCGCGCGCAAGGTGCCGATCGTCGTCGGCTTGCTGCTCTCGACGTGCATGATCGCGTGCAATTACGTCGATAACCAGTGGCTCATCATCGGCATCATGGCGGCGGCGTTTTTCGGCAAGGGCATCGGCGCGCTCGGCTGGGCCGTCGTCTCCGACACCGCGCCGAAGCAGGCAAGCGGCCTGTGCGCGGCGCTCTTCAACACCTTCGGCAACACGGCGGGCATCACGACGCCCATCGTCATCGGCTATCTCGTTCAGGGAACCGGCTCGTTCGCGGCGGCGCTCGTCTTCGTGAGCGCGAATGCGGTGATCGCGATCGTCTGCTACCTGTTCGTCGTCGGGAAGATCGAGCGCTTTCAGCTGGCCGAATGA